From Paenibacillus sp. V4I7, one genomic window encodes:
- the rhaS gene encoding rhamnose ABC transporter substrate-binding protein, with protein sequence MKKVLATCLTAVLSLTLLAACASTTSDPKQTDAAKQADSSAGGKKKYAIIFKNTGNPYGEKQMEGFKNAITELGGEPILKAPDQPTAEAQIKMIEELISQKVASIAIVANDPDALQPALKKAMTAGIKVLSLDSAVNSKSRLVHINQADPERIGRVEVQAISEMIGGKGEIAILSATSQATNQNLWIEWMKKELEDPKYKEIKLVKVAYGDDLRDKSVSETEALLKSFPNLKGIISPTTVGIAAAGKVLTDKGLKDKVQLTGLGLPSEMAQYIEGGVSKWMYLWNPIDVGYLAGFTADALVKGTLTGKEGEKFKAGRLGEKQIVKDGDGTQIMLGDPFKFEASNIAEWKKVY encoded by the coding sequence ATGAAAAAAGTACTTGCAACATGCCTAACCGCGGTGCTCTCGTTAACACTTTTGGCGGCTTGCGCATCGACGACTTCGGATCCTAAACAGACAGATGCTGCCAAACAAGCAGACAGCTCAGCAGGCGGCAAGAAGAAATATGCCATTATTTTCAAAAATACAGGAAATCCGTATGGCGAAAAGCAAATGGAAGGCTTCAAAAATGCGATTACCGAGCTTGGCGGCGAGCCGATTCTGAAAGCGCCTGATCAACCAACGGCTGAAGCGCAAATCAAAATGATTGAAGAACTTATCTCGCAGAAAGTGGCTTCTATTGCCATCGTCGCTAATGATCCGGACGCGCTTCAGCCTGCTTTGAAAAAAGCGATGACCGCTGGGATTAAAGTTCTTTCCCTTGATTCCGCTGTTAACTCGAAAAGCCGATTGGTGCACATCAACCAAGCTGACCCTGAGCGTATTGGCCGCGTAGAAGTGCAAGCCATTTCCGAAATGATTGGCGGTAAAGGTGAGATCGCGATTCTGAGTGCTACTTCCCAAGCTACCAACCAAAATTTATGGATTGAGTGGATGAAGAAGGAACTCGAGGATCCGAAATACAAAGAGATTAAGCTTGTTAAAGTGGCCTATGGTGACGATCTTCGCGATAAAAGCGTATCCGAGACAGAAGCTTTGCTGAAATCATTCCCGAACTTGAAAGGGATTATTTCACCTACAACGGTTGGAATCGCTGCAGCGGGTAAAGTGCTTACAGATAAAGGTCTGAAAGATAAAGTACAGCTGACAGGTCTTGGTCTTCCGAGTGAGATGGCTCAGTACATCGAAGGTGGCGTTAGTAAATGGATGTACCTGTGGAATCCGATTGATGTTGGATATTTGGCCGGTTTTACCGCTGACGCGTTGGTGAAAGGTACGTTAACGGGTAAAGAAGGCGAGAAATTCAAAGCTGGCAGACTCGGCGAGAAACAAATTGTGAAAGATGGCGACGGTACCCAAATCATGCTTGGAGATCCGTTCAAATTCGAAGCTTCCAACATTGCGGAGTGGAAAAAAGTGTACTAA
- a CDS encoding ABC transporter permease — protein sequence MELRTIQAKRDFNYKTFFLQWEWLLVIIFIGVNILNASLSPYYMNVDSLRDATMGFLDKAFIVLPMVLVMILGEIDISVASTVALSSVIMADLYSQGVPMGLSMLICLVVGTICGLVNGFLIVKFKELSSVIITLATMIIYRGIAYMLLEDQAKGQFPDWFSFFGWEYVMGIPFILIVFIVFAVVFALLLHKTTFGRRVYAMGNNMTASRFSGIQVDKIKVIVFALTGLMAAVTAIFLTSRMGSTRPNVATGYELDVIAMVVLGGISTAGGKGRMIGAIIAVFLVGMLSYGLGLVNVPAQVLLIIIGLLLIFAVIIPKLKWNKKNLRKAS from the coding sequence ATGGAACTTAGAACGATTCAAGCGAAAAGAGATTTTAATTACAAAACGTTCTTCCTTCAATGGGAATGGCTGTTAGTCATTATTTTCATAGGGGTCAACATTCTGAATGCCAGCTTGTCCCCTTATTATATGAACGTTGATAGTTTAAGAGATGCAACAATGGGCTTTCTCGATAAAGCATTTATCGTACTTCCGATGGTGCTTGTCATGATTCTTGGTGAGATTGATATTTCAGTCGCCTCCACAGTCGCACTATCATCTGTCATTATGGCGGATCTGTACAGTCAAGGTGTACCAATGGGACTTTCCATGCTCATCTGTTTGGTAGTTGGAACAATATGTGGGCTCGTTAACGGATTTCTTATTGTCAAGTTTAAAGAGCTGTCGTCGGTCATTATTACACTAGCGACCATGATTATTTATCGCGGAATTGCTTATATGCTCTTGGAAGATCAAGCGAAAGGGCAATTCCCCGACTGGTTCAGTTTCTTTGGATGGGAATATGTCATGGGCATTCCTTTTATTTTGATAGTTTTCATTGTCTTCGCCGTCGTCTTCGCCTTACTCTTACATAAGACAACATTCGGTCGAAGAGTATACGCGATGGGTAATAATATGACCGCTTCGCGCTTTTCAGGGATTCAAGTAGATAAAATCAAGGTCATTGTTTTTGCTCTAACAGGACTGATGGCTGCAGTAACCGCGATCTTCTTAACCTCACGGATGGGGAGCACACGGCCCAATGTAGCAACAGGTTACGAGTTGGATGTGATTGCCATGGTTGTCCTTGGTGGTATTTCTACCGCAGGAGGCAAGGGCAGAATGATTGGCGCCATTATCGCAGTTTTCCTAGTTGGTATGCTTAGCTACGGATTAGGTCTCGTCAATGTGCCAGCCCAAGTCTTGCTCATTATTATAGGACTGCTGCTTATTTTCGCGGTTATTATACCGAAATTGAAATGGAACAAGAAGAACCTTCGTAAGGCTTCGTGA